A region of Neovison vison isolate M4711 chromosome 7, ASM_NN_V1, whole genome shotgun sequence DNA encodes the following proteins:
- the LOC122912951 gene encoding glycine N-acyltransferase-like, with protein sequence MFLLQGAQMLQTLEKSLRKSLPESLKVYGTVFHMNQGNPFKLKALVDKWPDFTTVVIRPQEEEMIDDFDHYTNTYQIYTKDLKNCEEFLGSPEVINWKQHLQIQSTQPSLNEVIQNVATTKSIQVKQTRCFLYMMVNEVKKLVPSLLDVKQLSPSGGKPKAVNQEMFKLSSLDVTHAPLVNKFWHFGGNERSQRFIERCIRTFPTFCLLGPEGTPVSWGLMDQTGELRMAGTVPEYRKQGLISHVIYSQTQALHKLGFPLYSHTDQNNRIMQQMSYNLHYIRLPCDWSQWYCVPL encoded by the exons ATGTTCCTATTGCAAGGTGCCCAGATGCTACAGACACTGGAGAAATCCTTGAGGAAGAGCCTTCCTGAATCTTTAAAG GTTTATGGGACTGTCTTCCACATGAACCAGGGAAATCCATTCAAGCTGAAGGCCTTAGTGGACAAGTGGCCTGACTTTACAACAGTGGTTATCCGCCCTCAGGAGGAG GAGATGATAGATGATTTTGATCACTACACCAATACTTACCAAATCTACACCAAGGACCTCAAGAATTGTGAGGAATTTCTTGGCTCACCAGAAGTCATCAACTGGAAACAGCATTTGCAGATCCAAA GTACCCAGCCCAGTCTGAATGAGGTGATACAGAATGTTGCAACCACTAAATCCATCCAAGTCAAGCAGACACGGTGCTTTCTCTATATGATGGTGAATGAGGTGAAGAAACTGGTTCCTTCCCTGCTGGACGTAAAGCAATTGTCCCCCAGTGGTGGTAAACCCAAGGCTGT CAACCAAGAGATGTTTAAACTCTCCTCCCTGGACGTTACCCACGCTCCCTTGGTGAATAAATTCTGGCATTTCGGTGGCAATGAGAGGAGCCAGAGGTTCATCGAACGCTGCATCCGAACCTTCCCCACCTTCTGCCTGCTGGGGCCCGAGGGGACCCCTGTGTCCTGGGGCCTGATGGACCAGACAGGCGAGTTACGGATGGCGGGGACCGTGCCTGAGTACCGGAAACAAGGCCTTATCTCTCACGTCATCTATTCCCAGACCCAGGCTCTACACAAACTCGGCTTCCCCCTGTATTCGCACACAGACCAGAATAACAGAATTATGCAGCAGATGTCTTACAATCTGCACTACATCCGCCTGCCCTGTGACTGGAGCCAGTGGTACTGCGTGCCTCTGTGA